A window of Trichoderma atroviride chromosome 3, complete sequence contains these coding sequences:
- a CDS encoding uncharacterized protein (EggNog:ENOG41) — protein MAPPKAADGRRKSATKHGLLVTLSVSPELLRDIFPSVSVKEASQSPESKLSKEDSQIKESPASPNALVVSTNSNGDNASDSNAATPAAETTPAPTPMGPPVEGAKKKGVKRSAAAANGTIDGVPKPRGKPGPKKKPRLEDGTIDHSSAAARPTAHKLGPKANQGAINAGLRALDRSGKPCRKWAKGGFRLKSFTGVAWEIPRWTAPPRTVPESSTEDSAAPSAEGSNKENKENGNEANSMSGKDNSISNSNSGPDVEMQSAPSIQTSSPAPIAVATAS, from the exons ATGGCTCCCCCCAAGGCAGCTGACGGCCGCCGCAAGTCGGCAACCAAACACGGTCTGCTCGTCACCCTCAGCGTATCGCCGGAACTTCTACGCGATATCTTCCCTTCCGTGTCTGTCAAAGAAGCATCTCAGTCCCCAGAGTCAAAGCTCTCCAAGGAGGACTCGCAGATCAAAGAGTCGCCGGCCAGCCCGAACGCGCTGGTTGTGTCCACCAACTCGAATGGAGACAATGCATCCGACTCCAATGCTGCCACTCCGGCCGCCGAGACCACACCTGCTCCGACACCAATGGGACCTCCCGTAGAgggagcgaagaagaagggagtCAAGCGatctgcggctgctgcaaacGGCACCATTGATGGAGTCCCCAAGCCAAGAGGCAAGCCGGggcccaagaagaagcctcgATT GGAGGACGGTACTATCGACCACAGCAGTGCGGCAGCTCGCCCTACTGCCCACAAACTCGGCCCCAAGGCCAACCAGGGAGCCATCAACGCAGGCCTTCGCGCCCTCGACCGTTCTGGCAAGCCTTGTCGAAAATGGGCCAAGGGTGGCTTCAGACTCAAGAGCTTTACCGGAGTTGCCTGGGAAATACCCCGATGGACTGCTCCTCCGCGAACCGTTCCCGAGTCTAGCACCGAAGACTCAGCTGCCCCATCAGCCGAAGGTAGCAAcaaagagaacaaggaaaaTGGAAACGAAGCCAACAGCATGTCCGGCAAAGACAACAGCATTTCTAACAGCAACAGCGGCCCTGATGTCGAGATGCAAAGCGCGCCCAGCATCCAGACCTCATCACCTGCACCCATTGCTGTGGCTACTGCATCATAA
- a CDS encoding uncharacterized protein (EggNog:ENOG41~antiSMASH:Cluster_3.4~SECRETED:SignalP(1-24)) — MVLLEHLPLLGLALGLAHFHHGRGSHSHPPHLNQAAVPQISDGSSQLHQAPPPMLIAARASDESHDATIQVNQTHLQGILDKLKSLEDEITNMMASRANSFLDSSSTPVQHSALDPDDIEFSKATMGAMKPTKLAATTRQETKTSPAVVGGLFKEASFNFNQQSTVTITSTTHITRMVTIVPTTIITLTTISTIPVKESKFKALIPFSIEMAAAIPPKTALAHGHTIRPFSSSSSVSSSVSSSPPPPPSSSSAAAAAAASIETELRQPMTTSLRFNSSMTFHHPSLPKMSGFMTVRRAA; from the exons atggtTCTTCTCGAGCATCTCCCCCTTCTCGGGCTGGCCTTGGGCCTTGCACACTTCCATCACGGGAGAGGATCTCATAGCCACCCACCTCACTTGAACCAAGCAGCCGTCCCTCAAATTTCTGATGGCTCATCTCAGCTCCATCAGGCTCCTCCTCCCATGCTGATTGCCGCGCGGGCGTCAGACGAAAGTCATGATGCCACAATCCAAGTTAACCAAACGCATTTGCAGGGCATCTTGGACAAACTCAAATCCCTCGAAGATGAAATTACTAATATGATGGCATCCAGAGCTAACTCGTTTCTAGATTCCTCTTCCACTCCCGTCCAGCACTCTGCACTGGACCCCGATGATATAGAGTTTTCCAAGGCCACCATGGGAGCAATGAAGCCCACGAAGCTGGCTGCGACAACGcgacaagaaacaaagacTAGTCCAG CTGTCGTTGGAGGATTGTTCAAAGAGGCATCTTTCAACTTCAACCAGCAGTCTACAGTGACAATCACCTCCACGACTCATATCACACGCATGGTCACCATTGTACCGACGACAATCATCACATTAACCACAATTTCAACTATTCCTGTAAAA GAAAGCAAATTCAAGGCTTTGATTCCCTTTTCCATCGAGATGGCTGCCGCGATTCCTCCAAAAACCGCTTTGGCACATGGTCATACTATTCGACCCTTTAGCTCGTCATCGTCAGTATCATCGTCAgtatcatcatctccaccaccaccaccatcatcatcatcagcagcagcagcagcagcagcaagcattGAAACAGAGCTGAGGCAGCCAATGACTACCTCTCTCCGTTTTAATTCTTCAATGACcttccatcatccatcaCTTCCGAAGATGAGCGGGTTCATGACCGTTCGGAGGGCCGCTTGA
- a CDS encoding uncharacterized protein (antiSMASH:Cluster_3.4): MGSMGTAVPPFEVLTDARPHDNSLPAFLVSTTRGFLPRADPVVTLPKEFDALESILQRMPVKTLSGEPGLLAHSKLGEEVDNSFPDLTDAMELYKGNLPLMNALYRDYSFLASAYLLEPCHQRFLKGEGYGLGRSTLPKNISRPIARCAELTGFMPFMEYAGSYALYNYRLEDPAKGLEYDNIRLIRAFEHGLDPTSSEAGFVLVHIDMVRNSGPLVAATVRCLEEVSNASTNPDPVEGRRSFNEGLSDIVTAMKKINSVMETMWGKSRPRDYTSFRTFIFGITGQSMFPNGVIYEGLFDNKPMSFRGESGANDSMVPLMDNFLQLPLPNTPLTAILTDFREYRPSNHKTFLQYVKSRSLELDLKDYALGNKVEPTSDEEKDLLRQTCSLWIQVLNEVRDFRWRHWCFAREYILKQTSHPTATGGSPIVTWLPNQLEAVLAEMVNVHDMTKGKHQKGLGTVAEDIMEAALRQRDTLRKEVDKFCADRGVAREN, translated from the exons ATGGGTTCCATGGGCACCGCCGTACCTCCATTCGAGGTCCTCACAGATGCTCGTCCTCATGACAACTCCCTCCCTGCCTTCTTGGTGTCCACCACCAGAGGCTTCCTCCCTCGTGCAGACCCTGTTGTCACTCTGCCCAAGGAGTTTGATGCGCTAGAGTCTATCCTCCAGCGTATGCCCGTCAAGACTCTGTCTGGCGAGCCAGGTCTTCTCGCCCACAGCaagcttggtgaagaagTTGACAACAGCTTCCCGGATCTCACTGATGCAATGGAGCTGTATAAAGGAAACCTCCCTTTGATGAACGCCCTCTACCGGGACTACTCGTTCCTTGCCTCTGCGTATCTCCTTGAGCCTTGCCACCAGCGATTTCTCAAAGGCGAAGGCTATGGCTTGGGACGCTCCACTCTTCCCAAGAACATTTCTCGCCCCATCGCTCGATGTGCTGAGCT CACTGGCTTTATGCCTTTTATGGAGTATGCTGGATCTTATGCGCTCTACAACTACCGTCTTGAAGATCCCGCCAAGGGCTTGGAGTATGACAACATTCGTCTCATCCGTGCCTTTGAGCATGGCCTTGATCCAACTTCATCCGAGGCCGGCTTCGTCCTTGTCCACATTGACATGGTCAGGAACTCGGGTCCCTTGGTTGCGGCCACTGTGCGTTGCCTTGAAGAGGTTTCCAATGCCTCTACCAACCCCGATCCCGTCGAGGGGCGTAGATCCTTCAATGAAGGCCTCTCTGATATCGTcacggcgatgaagaagatcaactCTGTCATGGAGACCATGTGGGGAAAGTCTCGTCCCAGAGACTACACCAGCTTCCGCACCTTTATCTTCGGCATCACCGGCCAATCCATGTTCCCCAACGGTGTCATCTATGAAGGCCTCTTTGACAACAAGCCCATGTCGTTCCGGGGTGAGTCTGGTGCCAATGACTCCATGGTGCCCCTCATGGACAACTTCCTTCAGCTTCCCCTACCCAACACCCCTCTGACGGCCATCCTCACCGATTTCCGTGAGTACCGTCCCAGCAACCACAAGACCTTTTTGCAATACGTCAAGAGCCGCTCCCTAGAGCTGGATCTCAAGGACTATGCTCTTGGTAACAAAGTCGAGCCCACCTCGGACGAAGAGAAGGATCTCCTCCGCCAGACTTGCAGTCTATGGATCCAAGTTCTCAATGAGGTGCGAGACTTCCGCTGGCGCCACTGGTGCTTCGCCAGAGAGTACATTCTGAAGCAGACCTCTCATCCAACCGCCACCGGCGGCAGCCCCATCGTCACTTGGCTTCCTAACcagctggaggcggtgctGGCGGAGATGGTGAATGTGCATGATATGACCAAGGGCAAGCACCAGAAGGGCCTGGGCACTGTTGCTGAGGACATCATGGAGGCAGCGCTGCGGCAGAGAGACACCCTGCGGAAGGAGGTTGACAAATTCTGCGCTGACCGCGGCGTCGCGAGGGAGAATTGA
- a CDS encoding uncharacterized protein (EggNog:ENOG41~TransMembrane:1 (n3-13c17/18o252-274i)~antiSMASH:Cluster_3.4~SECRETED:SignalP(1-17)), whose product MRLLFVLSLSGLAIASAAHERYAALPIIPEGLTPRYSFDRSQPLSKRDGNCGDNSHPCLDIGHGDICCNNDSYCFLDTSFKPKCCGIGLTCAPSNPCAASAVRCTVTTTLTLTSTSSLSRAQGKETTITSKSTSVITGCCGRSCPSTSQYLCAKSLGGNCCPFGTNCQEDKNCVFVKTQPPPGVVPAVTGSCTASQFRCSDGNGCCNNGATCTSFSGSAYCSTATGGPTSTLAAGSDGGSSSSGGLSAGAEAGIAVGSVVGGGLVVAAAVWYFLRRRRSTAPVNGVYNVAELQPGDVNRDAGVAPSGPTMSTAPATPRTWRQRWTMASSLTPSGAVTDAGTIRSPSSAPDPVEIGSEGLSEIAGSEVMTPKSEMTGFALTGLRTPETIDGRFELGGTEMPWPQPSPASPEPSPQPQEPSRDSKSS is encoded by the exons atgaggctcCTCTTCGTGCTCTCGCTCTCTGGCCTCGCCATTGCCAGCGCCGCCCACGAGAGATACGCGGCTCTGCCAATTATACCAGAAGGCTTGACGCCGCGATATTCTTTCGATAGATCACAGCCGCTCTCAAAGCGCGACGGAAATTGTGGTGACAACAGCCATCCCT GCCTCGATATCGGCCACGGCGACATCTGCTGCAATAACGATAGCTACTGCTTTTTAGACACATCTTTCAAGCCAAAATGCTGCGGCATCGGCCTGACTTGCGCTCCCTCAAACCCTTGCGCTGCGTCTGCTGTACGCTGCACCGTCACAACCACCCTCACCTTGACCAGCACGTCTTCGCTCTCAAGGGCTCAGGGGAAAGAAACTACCATAACGAGCAAATCCACATCCGTTATTACAGGATGCTGTGGGCGCTCCTGTCCTAGCACGAGCCAGTATCTTTGCGCCAAATCACTTGGCGGCAATTGCTGCCCATTTGGCACCAACTGTCAGGAAGACAAGAACTGCGTCTTTGTCAAGACACAGCCTCCGCCAGGCGTGGTTCCTGCTGTAACTGGAAGCTGTACGGCAAGCCAGTTTAGATGCTCTGATGGCAACGGATGCTGCAACAACGGCGCAACGTGCACCTCGTTCAGCGGGTCGGCGTACTGCTCTACCGCTACCGGTGGTCCTACGAGCACCCTTGCCGCGGGCAGTGACGGCggctcatcttcttctggaggGCTCTCTGCCGGAGCCGAAGCGGGTATCGCTGTCGGAAGCGTGGTTGGAGGTGGACTTGTTGTCGCGGCAGCCGTGTGGTATTTCCTCAGAAGACGGAGATCGACGGCACCGGTGAATGGCGTATACAACGTCGCTGAACTACAACCCGGAGACGTCAACAGAGATGCCGGGGTGGCTCCGAGTGGTCCTACCATGAGTACCGCGCCAGCAACGCCTCGAACCTGGCGACAGCGCTGGACAATGGCGTCGTCGCTCACTCCTTCAGGGGCTGTAACCGACGCAGGAACGATAAGGTCTCCGTCGTCGGCTCCAGATCCGGTCGAGATTGGCTCGGAAGGGCTGTCAGAAATAGCCGGCTCGGAGGTTATGACGCCCAAATCCGAAATGACCGGCTTTGCTTTGACAGGGCTTCGGACGCCGGAGACGATAGACGGCCGGTTTGAATTGGGTGGAACGGAAATGCCCTGGCCGCAACCCTCGCCAGCCAGTCCCGAACCCAGTCCCCAACCGCAAGAGCCGAGTCGAGATTCAAAGTCAAGTTAA
- a CDS encoding uncharacterized protein (EggNog:ENOG41~antiSMASH:Cluster_3.4) — MEALLSLAFDNLSSYDGPKIRKGLRQVEGLLAQICLSNGSSGRGRSTSTSSPTPDAYEDASGTAPRKDLAQLTQDPAFREFFKLQEGFEWNVAMRLVGTLDRLMAKGSDGQNDLLILSALDLIQGVTLLHPPSKSLFAREQNMNLLLDLLEPYNCPAIQSATLLTLVVALIDTPNNTRTFEGLDGLLTVTSLFKSRSTSREVKLKLVEFLYFYLMPETPSAPRADQRESVFHRSPSKLSGAFHVDAKNGRKRANSNGVTTLTTAEKQQLLSRHLSSVEDLVKDLRNCAPFGGIVC; from the exons ATGGAAGCCCTCTTGTCACTCGCTTTCGACAACCTCTCGTCATATGATGGACCCAAGATTCGCAAGGGCTTGCGCCAAGTAGAGGGTCTCCTGGCACAGATTTGCCTGTCCAACGGGTCTTCAGGCCGGGGACGGTCCACGTCCACGTCTTCGCCTACGCCTGATGCCTACGAAGATGCATCCGGCACGGCTCCTCGCAAAGATCTTGCCCAGCTCACCCAGGACCCGGCCTTTCGAGAGTTTTTCAAGCTACAGGAGGGATTCGAATGGAACGTTGCCATGCGTCTGGTTGGCACGCTGGATCGGCTCATGGCAAAGGGTAGCGATGGCCAGAATGACTTGCTGATTCTCAGTGCGCTGGACCTCATCCAAGGCGTCACCCTGCTGCATCCTCCTAGCAAGTCGTTGTTTGCGCGAGAGCAGAACATGAAT CTCTTATTAGATCTTCTCGAACCATACAACTGCCCAGCGATTCAGTCGGCCACCCTCCTGACTCTGGTTGTCGCTCTCATCGACACTCCGAACAACACTCGCACCTTTGAAGGgcttgatggcctcttgACCGTCACATCTCTCTTCAAGTCTCGATCAACATCTCGCGAGGTCAAGCTAAAGCTCGTCGAATTCCTCTACTTCTACCTCATGCCCGAGACACCCTCCGCCCCCCGCGCTGACCAGCGAGAGTCTGTGTTCCATCGCAGTCCTTCAAAGCTTTCTGGCGCATTCCACGTCGATGCTAAAAACGGACGCAAGCGTGCCAACAGCAACGGGGTCACAACTTTGACTACTGCAGAGAAACAGCAACTTCTGAGTCGCCACCTTAGTAGCGTGGAAGACTTGGTCAAGGATCTGAGAAACTGCGCACCATTCGGTGGTATTGTATGCTGA
- a CDS encoding uncharacterized protein (antiSMASH:Cluster_3.4) — protein MDMVHPSPHSFWSARIGVLSPSTPGRYPYSTPLASESPQLQHKKPGYHAVGRNRHSYQYYVSTLSSPSPLSQALVPSGRLGKPIAKSRGAANKQSGD, from the exons ATGGATATGGTTCATCCATCCCCGCATTCCTTTTGGAGTGCTAGAATCGGCGTCTTGAG CCCTTCAACCCCCGGCCGGTATCCTTACAGTACTCCCTTGGCGAGCGAAAGCCCCCAACTGCAGCACAAGAAGCCGGGCTATCATGCCGTTGGACGTAATCGTCACTCTTATCAATATTACGTGTCTACTCTCAGCTCGCCATCACCGCTATCACAGGCTTTAGTGCCCTCTGGAAGGCTCGGTAAACCTATCGCCAAGTCACGAGGCGCGGCCAACAAGCAGTCAGGCGATTGA
- a CDS encoding uncharacterized protein (SMCOG1182:Polyprenyl synthetase~antiSMASH:Cluster_3.4): MPSNINFSPNALPPITSGTGLCSQALHQNFTITNPLGSSLSPLKSLTPSDLKPLIESEAEQLGKQSGFGKPSGHTGKRSLHSESPPQRSSKRINRGVLSMQHQNNPGPPPDPSRFANEDFDFSSRGTWNDDKERIVRGPFDYVVSHPGKDFRAQLISSFNAFLDVPTASLAIITKVVGMLHESSLLVDDVQDSSELRRGFPVAHNIFGVAQTINSANYVYFAALQELVKLGNQNVIPLFAEELINLHRGQGMDLFWRDTLTCPTEDDYLEMVGNKTGGLFRLGVKLMQAESSTNVDLVPLINLVGLIFQIRDDYMNLSSSEYSHNKGMCEDLTEGKFSFPVIHSIRADPVDLQLISILKQKTTDEQVKRYAVSYMESKGSFDYTRKVVETLIERARKLVEELDGGSGKAAGIHKILDKMVISS, encoded by the coding sequence ATGCCATCCAACATCAACTTCTCTCCCAACGCCCTCCCTCCGATAACCTCCGGCACCGGTCTGTGCTCTCAAGCCCTACACCAGAATTTCACAATTACCAACCCTCTTGGCTCGTCCCTCTCGCCTCTCAAATCCCTCACTCCCAGCGACCTCAAACCCCTAATCGAAAGCGAGGCTGAGCAGCTAGGCAAGCAATCCGGATTCGGGAAGCCCTCGGGACATACTGGAAAGAGGTCTTTGCACTCTGAGTCGCCGCCGCAaaggagcagcaagaggaTAAATCGCGGCGTGCTCAGCATGCAGCACCAGAACAATCCGGGGCCGCCTCCCGACCCCTCGCGGTTCGCCAACGAGGACTTCGACTTCAGCAGCCGAGGAACATGGAATGACGACAAGGAGAGGATCGTAAGGGGTCCCTTTGACTATGTCGTCAGCCATCCGGGTAAAGATTTCCGTGCCCAGctcatctcctccttcaACGCCTTCCTTGATGTGCCCACCGCGAGCCTCGCAATCATCACCAAGGTCGTGGGCATGCTTCACGAGTCCTCCCTCCTCGTTGACGACGTCCAAGATTCATCCGAGCTTCGCCGCGGCTTCCCCGTCGCCCACAACATCTTCGGCGTGGCCCAAACCATCAACTCAGCCAACTACGTATACTTTGCTGCCTTGCAGGAGCTCGTCAAGCTCGGCAACCAGAATGTCATTCCACTATTTGCCGAGGAGCTCATCAACCTACACCGCGGCCAAGGCATGGACCTATTCTGGAGAGATACTCTGACCTGCCCCACGGAAGATGACTACCTCGAGATGGTGGGGAATAAGACGGGTGGCCTGTTCCGCCTCGGCGTCAAGCTGATGCAGGCGGAATCGAGCACCAACGTCGACCTAGTGCCTCTCATCAACCTCGTCggcctcatcttccagatcCGCGATGATTACATGAATCTTTCTTCAAGCGAGTACAGTCACAACAAGGGCATGTGTGAGGATCTGACGGAAGGCAAATTCTCTTTCCCCGTCATTCACAGCATCCGCGCCGATCCCGTAGATCTTCAGTTGATCAGCATACTGAAACAAAAGACTACGGATGAGCAGGTTAAACGCTATGCCGTCTCCTACATGGAGTCCAAGGGCAGTTTTGACTATACTCGTAAAGTGGTTGAGACTCTCATCGAGAGGGCGCGCAAGCTAGTCGAAGAACTAGACGGCGGGTCTGGAAAGGCCGCTGGCATCCACAAGATTTTGGATAAAATGGTCATATCGTCATGA
- a CDS encoding uncharacterized protein (EggNog:ENOG41~antiSMASH:Cluster_3.4~TransMembrane:3 (o146-167i247-266o272-292i)), whose protein sequence is MDDFAVELLAARRDESPERPPEPKAPSELDPSTASPHRSGGLRSGLAALREKANIQDRLVEKLLQQVIPAEDDHGPDVSISSDGAAFPQRPGFNLTTMSNNFRRFNARIGVVFKFQARMTRIMCWRKPSHTLSLLATYTFVCLDPYLLFVLPIVGLLLGAFIPGFLARHPAPPKGTLSSEQSMGYSPKGPPLAPAATVRPAKELSKDFFRNMGDLQNCMEDFTQGHDAVVSLLVPISNFSNEALSSAVFLFLFAAGISMTIAAHIIPWRFVFLIGGWAAICSGHPAVSRLLMETREEHIQPREEKAKTWMDGWIATDVILDSAPETREVEIFELQKTSGAGEWEAWLFCPSPYDPLSQPRIAGERPRGTRFFEDVMPPDGWEWSEKKWALDLWSRDWVEERIITGVEVETEGERWVYDIYNEREERTGVADQPEKGSFKGVSMPHMSWEEGDDGTGKKGEWRRRRWVRLVKRKVSAAAAA, encoded by the exons ATGGATGACTTCGCGGTAGAACTACTAGCAGCCCGGCGCGATGAATCGCCAGAGCGGCCGCCGGAGCCGAAGGCGCCTTCAGAACTGGATCCGTCAACGGCGTCACCCCATCGATCTGGTGGTTTGCGAAGCGGCCTTGCAGCCCTTCGAGAGAAGGCGAACATCCAAGATCGCTTGGTAGAAAA ATTACTTCAACAAGTCATCCCGGCCGAAGACGATCATGGACCCGATGTTTCGATATCGTCAGACGGCGCGGCATTCCCGCAACGGCCTGGCTTCAATCTCACCACAATGTCCAACAATTTTCGCCGCTTCAACGCCCGAATCGGAGTCGTGTTCAAGTTTCAGGCTCGAATGACCCGCATTATGTGCTGGCGCAAGCCGTCGCACACGCTATCTCTGCTCGCCACCTACACCTTTGTCTGTCTCGACCCATATCTCCTCTTCGTCTTACCCATTGTCGGGCTTCTCCTGGGCGCATTCATACCAGGATTCCTAGCGCGGCATCCCGCGCCCCCAAAGGGTACTCTATCTAGCGAACAGAGTATGGGATATTCGCCAAAGGGGCCTCCTCTAGCGCCGGCGGCGACGGTACGCCCTGCAAAGGAGCTGAGCAAGGACTTTTTCCGGAACATGGGCGATTTGCAGAACTGCATGGAGGATTTTACTCAGGGACACGATGCGGTGGTTTCGTTGCTGGTACCCATTAGCAATTTCAGCAACGAGGCGCTATCCTCGGCCGtgtttctcttcctcttcgccgccgGCATCTCCATGACCATTGCAGCACACATCATTCCATGGAGATTTGTCTTTCTTATAGGCGGATGGGCCGCCATCTGCTCAGGACACCCTGCCGTTTCCCGCTTGCTGATGGAGACCCGCGAGGAGCACATCCAGccaagagaggaaaaagcaaagaccTGGATGGACGGCTGGATTGCTACTGATGTTATCCTCGATTCGGCGCCCGAAACCCGGGAGGTGGAAATCTTTGAACTACAAAAGACATCCGGCGCAGGTGAGTGGGAGGCCTGGCTCTTTTGTCCGTCGCCTTACGACCCTCTGTCTCAGCCTCGCATCGCTGGCGAGCGACCACGTGGCACGCGCTTCTTTGAGGACGTGATGCCACCAGACGGATGGGAGTGGAGCGAGAAGAAGTGGGCTTTGGATCTCTGGAGCAGGGACTGGGTCGAAGAGCGTATCATCACCGGAGTGGAAGTCGAGACGGAAGGAGAACGGTGGGTTTACGACATTTACAATGAGCGCGAGGAGCGCACAGGGGTGGCCGACCAGCCCGAGAAGGGAAGCTTTAAAGGCGTATCGATGCCGCATATGAGCTGGGAAGAGGGTGATGATGGGACGGGTAAGAAGGGGGAATGGAGACGGAGGCGATGGGTGAGGTTGGTCAAGAGAAAAGtgtctgcggctgcggctgcatgA